A window of the Tripterygium wilfordii isolate XIE 37 chromosome 12, ASM1340144v1, whole genome shotgun sequence genome harbors these coding sequences:
- the LOC120011376 gene encoding uncharacterized protein LOC120011376, with amino-acid sequence MTLEDFFTLTEMKDGLTASSRVEELVTVMRKEKDSDIVKNIGDATRQWAAVASTIAATDNKDCLDLFIKLNGLWFIDRWLKDASKFSADTSDGLVEESLTALLRAVEKLHIGNERSVASGISITVMNLLNHKSFQVQDRAKTLFDSWKQGTVDDAVHSIVESVGEFNISLPDGESVKPECVDADNSVSVGNGNGENNSAEPSRSDTLVSSDIDCPIQEVVEDRNIQSHNEEPCFNLTCDQTKVEDRSPNFLKEASPTGTMEGTTADDSKQSTAEVQPEVLKSNEISNDEKPVLKLNTSPEKLSTGASFFSATGHGEVSCGNDVATAQDVVTEPTSQNNYVGDVRTPASIPKVGMDDIGSTSRYSAQIPNTDGECGSDGFQDLSSTECRLGKTEHIDTSFSQMEDDEVSEEDKEHGSNDEDEDVRNFSEISRSRIHARSPDMIDERRSDMELEYGIVDALEVARQVAQAVEREVVDYREHSCSSSMDKITEKCARWPGSPDSVDGKQDSPAEIPPRDMPTAQISPADAYAEDERLAKKTLDNLDFELGRDKHDVETSHVTKAAQEPEVNTKKGLCDFDLNQDVDSDETERIANPMTAPISIPVSRPIAAYGSSVAPLQFEGNLGWKGSAATSAFRPASPRRISNDNPLPAGGTSSGSSQRQFFIEFDLNVADGGDDKIPEMTGNEIPGSSAHHTAESCLEASSIKLERHKLDLNLTSDDGYAPPSDLRIEGRLFHNWNDHCSVSPASSSSSIQASARNFDLNDRPYLLNDYTSDQGFFLGKPSQCSSAYGGPKPDDPVISIMGTRVEVKGKNFIPETTSLPNGKDLDATMDAITAREGGILGMTPTMSYTQSNVFGYNGLTTASTMSFSSAMYGPGSSAAFPYMVDSRGTPVVPQVVGSASAVPSYSHAPPWLSPMNGVMPPRPNFDLNSGFTVEGGNRDSGVFRQFLMPVQSRPMEEHLRTSSQPSSSSGVGGKRKEPDGGWELFPFNYRNQQPPWR; translated from the coding sequence ATGACACTAGAAGATTTTTTCACCTTGACCGAGATGAAAGATGGGCTTACCGCCTCTTCTCGAGTTGAGGAACTGGTCACTGTCATGCGGAAGGAGAAAGATTCAGATATTGTAAAGAACATTGGTGATGCAACCAGACAGTGGGCTGCTGTTGCAAGCACCATTGCCGCAACGGATAATAAAGATTGTCTTGATCTCTTTATTAAGTTAAATGGACTATGGTTTATTGATAGATGGCTAAAGGATGCTTCAAAGTTTAGCGCTGACACAAGTGATGGCCTTGTGGAAGAGTCTTTAACTGCACTGTTACGAGCAGTGGAAAAGCTGCATATAGGCAATGAAAGGTCTGTTGCCTCTGGGATCTCTATAACTGTCATGAATCTTCTTAACCACAAAAGCTTTCAGGTTCAGGATAGAGCAAAGACGCTGTTTGATAGCTGGAAGCAGGGTACTGTTGATGATGCAGTCCACAGTATTGTAGAGAGTGTTGGGGAATTCAATATTAGTTTGCCTGATGGTGAGAGTGTTAAGCCAGAATGTGTTGATGCAGATAATTCTGTTTCTGTAGGAAATGGCAATGGTGAAAATAATTCAGCAGAACCTAGCAGATCTGACACTTTGGTCTCAAGTGATATAGATTGTCCTATACAAGAAGTGGTTGAAGATCGAAATATTCAATCTCATAATGAGGAACCTTGCTTCAATCTTACTTGCGACCAGACGAAAGTTGAGGATAGATCTCCAAATTTTTTGAAGGAAGCATCTCCAACAGGTACCATGGAAGGGACCACTGCTGATGATTCCAAGCAGAGCACTGCTGAAGTGCAGCCAGAAGTTTTGAAGTCAAATGAGATCTCTAATGATGAAAAGCCAGTTCTCAAGCTCAACACTTCACCAGAAAAATTGAGTACGGGAGCTTCATTCTTTAGTGCAACAGGACATGGAGAAGTTTCTTGCGGCAATGATGTTGCAACTGCTCAAGATGTTGTGACAGAACCTACTTCACAGAACAATTATGTGGGTGATGTTAGGACTCCTGCATCTATACCAAAGGTGGGGATGGATGACATAGGCAGTACAAGTCGATACAGTGCACAGATACCAAATACTGATGGTGAATGTGGATCTGATGGTTTCCAGGACTTGTCTTCTACTGAGTGTAGGTTGGGTAAAACTGAGCATATAGATACTAGCTTTTCTCAGATGGAAGATGATGAAGTTTCCGAGGAAGATAAGGAGCATGGCAGtaatgatgaagatgaggatgtGAGAAACTTTTCTGAAATTTCTAGATCAAGAATCCATGCTAGAAGTCCTGATATGATTGACGAGAGAAGATCTGATATGGAACTTGAGTACGGCATAGTAGATGCTCTTGAAGTTGCTCGACAAGTTGCTCAGGCTGTGGAGAGGGAAGTGGTAGATTACAGAGAACATTCTTgcagttcgtctatggacaaaattacagaaaaatgtGCAAGGTGGCCAGGTAGCCCGGATTCTGTAGATGGAAAGCAGGACTCACCTGCTGAGATCCCACCTAGGGATATGCCTACTGCGCAAATTAGTCCGGCAGATGCCTATGCTGAGGATGAGCGACTGGCGAAAAAAACTTTAGATAATCTGGACTTTGAACTTGGAAGAGACAAACATGATGTTGAAACTTCTCATGTTACCAAGGCAGCTCAAGAACCTGAAGTGAACACAAAGAAAGGCCTGTGTGATTTTGATCTGAATCAAGATGTCGATTCTGATGAAACTGAGCGTATTGCGAATCCTATGACTGCCCCAATTTCTATTCCTGTGTCGAGGCCAATAGCAGCTTATGGATCCTCTGTAGCTCCTTTGCAGTTTGAGGGGAATCTTGGATGGAAGGGATCTGCCGCCACTAGTGCTTTTCGTCCAGCATCACCTCGCCGGATCTCTAACGATAATCCTCTTCCTGCTGGGGGAACCAGCAGTGGTTCTAGTCAGAGGCaatttttcattgaatttgATCTGAATGTGGCTGATGGTGGAGATGATAAAATTCCTGAAATGACTGGAAATGAAATTCCTGGTTCATCTGCCCATCACACTGCGGAATCTTGTTTGGAAGCGAGTTCAATAAAATTAGAAAGGCACAAGTTAGATTTAAATCTCACAAGTGATGATGGTTATGCCCCACCATCAGATTTGAGAATAGAAGGGAGGCTTTTTCACAACTGGAATGACCATTGCAGCGTATCTCCtgcctcatcatcatcatcaatacaGGCTTCAGCAAGGAACTTTGATTTGAATGACAGACCATATCTTCTCAATGATTATACTTCTGATCAAGGGTTCTTTCTCGGCAAGCCTTCCCAATGCTCAAGTGCTTATGGAGGGCCTAAACCAGATGATCCTGTTATATCTATCATGGGGACCAGAGTGGAGGTCAAAGGAAAGAATTTTATTCCCGAGACTACATCCTTGCCAAATGGAAAGGATCTGGATGCTACAATGGATGCTATTACAGCTAGGGAGGGAGGTATTTTGGGAATGACTCCTACAATGTCCTACACACAATCTAATGTTTTTGGCTACAATGGACTGACCACTGCATCAACAATGTCCTTTTCCTCGGCAATGTATGGACCCGGTTCCAGCGCCGCATTCCCTTATATGGTGGATTCAAGGGGAACCCCTGTTGTGCCTCAAGTTGTGGGCTCTGCATCGGCAGTCCCCTCGTATTCTCATGCGCCCCCGTGGCTCAGTCCCATGAATGGCGTAATGCCTCCGCGACCCAACTTTGATTTGAATTCTGGTTTCACAGTTGAAGGAGGAAACAGGGACTCTGGAGTTTTTAGGCAGTTTTTGATGCCTGTTCAAAGCAGGCCAATGGAGGAACATCTTAGAACCAGCTCCCAACCCTCCTCGAGTTCTGGAGTGGGTGGGAAAAGAAAGGAACCAGATGGTGGGTGGGAACTTTTCCCGTTTAACTACCGAAATCAGCAACCTCCTTGGAGATAG